In the genome of Oryzias melastigma strain HK-1 linkage group LG19, ASM292280v2, whole genome shotgun sequence, the window CGGTTCCTGAGAGGACCTGGTCGCGGTTCTCGTGTGAGGACCCGGTCGTGGTTCTCGTGTGAGGACCCGGTCGTGGTACTCCTGAGAGGACCCGGTCGCGGTTCTCGTATGAGGACCCGGTCGCGGTTCTCGCGTGAGGACCCGGTCGCGGTTCTCGTATGAGGACCCGGTCGCGGTTCTCGCGTGAGGACCCGGTCGCGGTTCTCGTGTGAGGACCCGGTTGTGGTTCTCGTGTGAGGACCCGGTCGTGGTTCTCCTGTGAGGACCCGGTCGCGGTTCTCGTGTGAGGATCCGGTCGTGGTTCTCCTGAGAGGACCCGGTCGCGGTTCTCGTGTGAGGATCCGGTCGTGGTTCTCCTGTGAGGACCCGGTCGTGGTTCTCCTGTGGGTTCTGGACGGTTGGATGCTGGTTTCTTTGGTTCTCTTCAGTCCTCTCAGCTAAAATCGatctttctgtctttgttttgatGCATAATCAGAAGAGGCAGCATGTAGGTATCTTGACCCCCCCTCCACCGGCTGCATGAGTCATCTTTTACTTTCTTgagtttctgctttgttttcgTTGCGGCCCCCCCTCCACATGTTGCACAGAACATGCAGAATGGGAGAACGTTTCATCCTCTGCAGAACTTTCTTTGAAGCATCCGTAGATTTCTGGATGGGCTCCTTCATTGTTCacgcgcctcctcctcctcaccgcTCTGTGTGTCTGCATGGGTTTGTGCACGGTTTGTGTAGACAGACTCTCATGCCGCCCCCCCTCCCTCGGTGTTCATCGCTGCTCTTTGTCTCTGCAGGGGACGTGCTCTTTcagatggctgaggtgcaccgACAGATCCAGATCCAGCTGGAGGAGATGGTGGGTTTGTGTCATTTAATGTTCGCCTCCttcaaaaaaccaaaaaccacgacgaggtcacatgacccaaaCTGATTCTTACAAAGAtggacagataaaaaaaagaggttttggTTTAATCTGAATCCACtgaagtgattttattttttgttcattttttttttcagctgaaatCGTTCCACAACGAGCTGCTGACGGAGCTGGAGAAGAAGGTGGAGCTGGATGCACGCTACCTGAACGTAAGAGTCTAAAGATGAGATGCAGAAGCTCAAAGATGCTGTGAGCGGAAATGAAGGATTGTCCTGCCCCCTCCCTCCACCAGGCGGCGCTGAAGAAGTACCAGACGGAGCACAAGAGCAAAGGCGAGAGTCTGGAGAAGAGCCAGGCGGAGCTGAAGAAGCTGCGCCGGAAGAGCCAGGGCAGCAAACACCCGTCCAAGTACGGAGACAAGGAGATGCAGGTGAGAGAACAAATCTGAGCCTCCGTAACAAAAGATGAGTCgcttttattcaaaaaacaagaaaaggttCCTTAAACAGGAAAATATACTAACAGAATCTCTGAGGCCAAACATCCTCAACCCAAAAAcgtttgcagaaaaaacaatctaagtttaaataataaactaaaactaatatttaaaagacaaataaaaggtTCCACAAACATGGAGGCGGAGTCTAAAGTCTAAACTAACTAAAGGAAATCAAGATCTGACTGAAAATCTCTCCGTTTAATCTGTGGATACCTGCAGACCTCATCAGGATTTATAGAAATGATGAAATATTCACTCATCTGAAAGTTCTTGAAGGGAAACATCTGAACCTTCTGTCCAAACTTTACATCATTTTAAATCTAGTGTTTAAAACAGTTGTCGAGTAAAAACTCGAATCTCCTCAGAAGAATCAAATGAAAGTGAAGTTTCACTtcagtttgttttcctcttcctgtttgtATTTAATTACACTTGGTGCAGCCGCCCCCGTTCCCCTCGGCCTGCTGTAGATGTTTTATTACTTCCAGCCTCCCAGcagtttgttttccttcatctcAGCGGTTTGGACGCGGTGCACTCCTCCTTTCATCTCTGCAGAGATGCAATAAAGTGAATTTGCATCCGGCTGCAGGTCTCCTCATCTTCAAACGTTCCGGGAGCTTTGGTCTGCATCTCTGCCCTCGTCGGCTGACAGCTTCCAGGGACTTCTGGACGtggtttttgtctttgaagGCAGTGATGGACTGGAGACCCGAGCTGGTTCTGCGTCAGCGAGACGCATGAAGGATGAGGGCGGATGAGGGTGAAAAGGAACTAACTCAGCTCCGGCTGAGGAACATCTTCAGCAAAACTTGGGGAGATGAGCATCGTCTTCAGTTTTAATTTCTCaagtttttctcaaatttaaagacactttaaccctcatttcaattattttagcttattgtctgtttacacaattaattCCAAGAGATTCTGACGCGGAAACCGCGTCAGAATCTCTTGGaattaattgtgtaaacagaCAAATTGTTGCATTAATTCAAAGAGCGCAAGTTATTTCAATATCAATGGCAAAATCTATggcatcaaagggttaaaagggggcgtggccacCATCCATAACAGAACCAATACATCCAAAGAATTTTGGAGAAATCTGGAAATCCGTAGGAATTGATCTTGTCaccaaaatgagttttatttttctcccaaATCCTGAAAATTCAAAATCTACTTTACTCCATAGCTCCACCCTCTTTTTCTCCATAGCTCCGCCCCCCTTTCCATCGAACTGTGAAGCAAGAATAATCAGGAGAACGTTTCCTCTTCACATGGAGGCGCTGCGAtactcccagaagtctttgctgcCTCTGAGATAGACGGACCAATTATTGAGTCCGGTCGCTTTAGAAATCACTGAGATGCTTCGCCATGAAAGGAATCGGTGATGCTTCATGTGTGAAAGTGAAAACACTCCAGCATGAAGAGACTTTACTTCCTTTAATGCAGGAGtgacaaggggccaaaatccaaaacacaccttagatcgaacaggataaacatttattgaactctaaaactacaatttttaaaatttgtaacctgtagctttttaacataattatgaactaaataattatgaactaaatatataacattacctgtgataatgctagagtgaaggCTGGAAGaggaatttggccgctgaaaatgctgaagctgataaacagctaaaatattagctaaactccaaaatagcctgaaaacttttagtaaatcccaaaatagtccaaaaaactagcagaatgtctatttttaaaactttaaaactgtaactttttaacatgattattaataataaaacagcaggaatattttccagaataaatcaacttaaaccttaaataactctcaatatttatccctccataaaaatttattttgtaaaatcagatgatctggagggccggatagaattacctggagggccggatccggcccccgggccttgactttgacacgtgtgctgtAATGGATCATTTGAGGCAGTTTCTGCTTGACTATGCGTGACAGGAAGTGATCTTCAGCCGCTGATAGATCCCGTTTGTTCTCTTTGATAAAGTTGTTCCTTCCCAGACTTCCGAGGGATCCAAAGATGTTCCCAGGAAAGTCTTGGTCTGACTGTCCTGGTTTCTCCTTCCAGTACGTGGAGGCCATCAGCAACAAGCAGAGCGAGCTGGATAACTACATCGCCGAGGGCTACAAGAACGCCCTGtctgaggagaggaggaggtaCTGCTTCCTGGTGGACCGTCAGTGCGCCGTGGCCAAGACCAGCGGCAGCTACCACAGCAAGGTGACTGACCGGTTCTGCTGTCCTCTGACCGCCACAGACCACCGGTCCAGAAGTAAACACAGGAAATGAAAACCTTTCACAGATGGCAAACAGCAGCAGTTCTGGTTGGAGAtcaaacacttcctgtttggattctTCACACCATCCTGAACTTCTCAATGTGAGGGGGGGGGCGTCCTGACAGATAATGACCCAGTTCTGCAGGAACACTCGGTCGGACTCGACGCGTGGGCCGGAGGTGTCTGAATGAAGGAGTGACAGACGGAAGCGATGAAACTGAATCATGTTCTGGAGCCGCAGAGACGGAGCTTTTTACAGATGCAGCGTCAGCGTCCGGAGGAGTGACGCGGCGCCTCAGGAAACTGAGAGGAGTCCTGCTCCTTTGAGGAGGGAGGAGTCCTGCTCCTTTGAGGAGAGGGGAGTCCTGCTCCTTTGAGGAGAGGGGAGTCCCGCTTCCGTGAGGAGAGAGGAGTCCCGCTCCTCTGAGGAGGGAGGAGTCCCGCTCCTCTGAGGAGGGAGGAGTCTCGCTCCTCTGAGGAGGGAGGAGTCCCGCTCCTTTGAGGAGAGGGGAGTCCCGCTTCTGTGAGGAGGGAGGAGTCTCGCTCCTCTGAGGAGGGAGGAGTCCTGCTCCTTTGAGGAGAGGGGAGTCCCGCTTCTGTGAGGAAGGAGGAGTCTCGCTCCTCTGAGGAGGGAGGAGTCCCGCTCCTCTGAGGAGGGAGGAGTCCCGCTCCTCTGAGGAGAGAGGAGTCTCGCTCCTCTGAGGAGGGAGGAGTCCCGCTCCTCTGGGGAGAAACTCCCTCCTCTGAATCTCCTGCTCCTCGGAGCTGCTCCTGTCGTTCCGGTTCCACACAGATCGTCTCCGTTTTTAGCTTCTCTCTGTTTCTGCGGGTAATCGAGGACGATTCCTCCCACACCTGAACACCTGAAGCTGCAGCCCCCACACGCTCAGCAGGTCCAGACGACCTCGGCGCCGCGCTGCGCTTGTCCTCCGCAGCCGTCTGTTATTCACCGCATGCAAATGAGGCGTTTGCATAACTGCACTTCTGGATAATTCATGCAAGTTAGTGAGGCGGAAACCAGAACTTTCAACCCATCcgatttctgcagaaactcagTTTCCTGTCAGCTTTCATCATTTTTGGgggaatttatttaatttgattaaatattgataaaaggcagagccccccccccatccaatgttaataaatagtttatttaatctCTTCATAAacgttttacattttaatttatctaaaataacatctactttattcattttttatattttagacttttattttgaagatccCATTTCCTCTATCAAATTAAAGGGCTAATGACATTTATTCTTTTAGAATTTAATTTCTATCAAAGTGAACTTTTCCCTGGTGGGCGTGTCTTACTGCAGACACAGAAgcctgaggtcagaggtcacatcTCGGTGACGTGTCCACATAAACGTCCTCTCTCTTCCAGGGAAAGGAGCTGCTGTCCCAGAAGGTCCCGCTGTGGCAGCAGGCGTGCGCCGAACCCAACAGGCTGCCGGACCGGGCCATGTTCCTGGCTCAACAGATGAGCGGCACCATGCCGGCGGGGGCCCACCACCCCGGCATTCCCGATCCCAGCTCCGGCGCCAAGCCCCTGCCGGTCCCGCCGGAGCTGGCCGCTCTCAGGGCGGGCGGCGCCATGGGGCAGCAGGTCAGTTCCCCCGTCATCAAACGGAACCGTCGAACCCGGTTGAGCTATGAGTGATGAGATTCACGCCTCCAGACTTTTATAGCTCAAAACAAACtatatttaatcaaatctgACCtggattttaacaaaataaaagaaaaaaatgaattaaagggACCACTGTACACTATTGTTGAAGGGTTCAAAGTGGGCGGAGTTAAAGAATTTTAATGTGAATTAATCTAATGGTTGTGGAGTctgttcagtaaaaaaaagtgtccaatgaaataaagtcttattaaaatgtacaatatttgaaataaaaaaatcctaaaggaAATCTTATATTATTCAGGTTCCTAGGTAAAAGTTACCAGTGTGAGCATCTATAACTCCGCCCCCTTACTCGTTATCTGGATTTGCTGAATCTAAATAAAATTTCctgaaacacttttattttgaaaatgtggatgCAGATAACAAAGCGTGTGCTTCCTGTCTGTTGCAGAGGCTGATGGGAGGTGTGGATGGGGGGGCGATGAACGGGGCTGCAGGGGGGGAGGACTACCAGCAGTGGATGGAGGCCAAGGTGGCGCAGGGCAAGGCCTCGCCGCAGACGCAGCGGCACGGCGCCGAGGTCTACTCCAACACCCTGCCGGTGCGCAAGGTCGCCCCCACCAAGGGCAAGACCCCGCAGAGTAAGGGCGGCGCCACACACAGCTGAGGGGGGGCGGGTTTAGTTTGTCACGTCAGATTATTTACAGCAGCTTCATCTCCTCGCATTCTGACctaactcctcctcctcagtgGAAACCCGGACGCTGCcgcgctccagctccatggccGCGGGTCTGGAGAGGAACGGGAGAACCCGGGTCCAGGCCGTCTTCTCTCACGCCGCCGGAGACAACGGCACGCTGCTGAGCTTCGCGGAGGGCGACATCGTGACCCTGCTGGTGCCCGAAGCCCGCGACGGCTGGCACTACGGCGAGAACGAGAAGACCAGGATGTGAGTGCAGCTCTGGCCTTTCCGATGTTTCCTGTGACGCGGTCTGATCGGTCACGTCTCCACCCTCAGGCGCGGCTGGTTCCCCTTCTCCTACACCCGCCTGATCTCTGAGGCCGACGGGGACGCCATGAAGCAACTTCGAGTGCACAAGTGGGTGGCGTTTCCCTTCGACCACACCTGCCTCCAGAGCTGGAGGCTCCACCCACAGCAGCGGATGGGGTTTATGACCTCTCCTGTTCTGTCTCCAGCCTCCACCACGGCAAGAGCAGCAGCACCGGGAACCTTCTAGAGCGAGAAGACGTGCCTCTCCCCAGCCCGGATTACGGCCTCCACCCTCGTCTGGCTGCACAGAGCACCGCCACGCTGCACAGCAGACCGCAGCGCCCCTACAGCATGGCGGGGCCGGGCTTCTCACAGGTGAGGGCGTCGCCGAGCCCAGACAAGCCGGTCTGTCAGTGGTTAGATCAGGAGcgtcaatcgcacaagggaccaaaatccaaaacacatcttagatcACTGGTCGAACAGGATCAACCTTTAatgaactctaaaactacattttaaaaactttaaaactgtaagtttttaacataaataacattacctgtgataatgctagtgtaaatgctatAAGCTGAGTTTGGACagtgaagatgctaaaattgatagctgaaaacgctaaagctgatagccagctaaaatattagctaaatgccaaattagcctaaaagaaaaaaacctaggttagccaaaacagctagcatgtagctgaaaaaatggctaaacttcaaaatagcctaaaaaccctgaaaaagcccaaattagccaaaacagctatcgcATAAACATTAGCCTTACTCCAACATAGTCCCcaattggccaaaatagctagcatttgctgaaatattaactaaacttcaaaacagcctaaaaaaatacaaaaaagcctaaatttgcctaaacagctagcatgtagctgaaatccaaaacagccccaaaaaatacaaatagcCTGAATTAGTCAaagaagctagcatgtagctgaaatattagctaaactccaaaatagcctaaaaaaataatcgtaaattccaaaatagtccaaaaagctggcagaatgccatttttaaaaccttaaaactgtaactttttaacataattatgaacaataaaatggCAGGAATTttcttccagaataaatcaacttaaaccttaaataactttcaatattttaccctccacaAAAATATACTCTTTATACAAGTTAGACATAAGcggaagataacatcgggtcattaataataaaataaaatgacccgCCTAGaccttgacacatgtggttAGGTGGttctctgctgccccctgctgccTGTAGGGATCACTGCAGCTGCTCTCTCATCTCTTCTTTTTCCttccagcagggggcagaagAGTACGAGCCACGCTTCCCAACAAGGTAAGACTTCTCTTCATGGGAGTTCTAGAACGACCACATTCTTCAGTAGTTATTGGTGTGTTTTGGTGAAGAGATGAGGAAGAGTTTCAGAGTCATctcagcaacatttttttgtgttttcatttctctgttttcatcCGAGTTCATCCTAACGTTTGAGGATTACGCTCCTTTCAAAAATGACCTTCTGATGCATAAAACTCCGCCTCCTGCTTTCAAATATTCAGTAAAAAGTTTCAGAATCAGTTGATCATGTGACCACATTCCAGGTTAGCATGACATGGAGCGTTTTCCCGCCTCacttggtttgtttttcattttactgtttgtCCTTTTATGATTTCATTGCTTCCACGCTCTCCCATCATGCAGCTGACACCACCTTTCCTGCTTCTCACGCTTCACCTGCAGCTGAGGGTCAGACTGGGTGGAGCTTTTGGGGGCGGGGTCATGTTTGTCCCGGTTGTTTGTCCTGCACTCGCCCACCTGCAAGCTTCTCCTGTGTGTCCACAGCTCCACAGAGGGAAAGTTGATCTCCACAGTGTGAGGACAGACTAACACCTTCAGCGTGATAGgacaccccccaccccgccaCCCCCCTGCTTATGGCAATAACATCACCTCCAGCTGATCAGTGCATCCTTCCACCTCCTCCCTcactgctgccctctgctggtaaCCTCTGAAGATTCTGTGAACATTCATCTGAACTAACAGGGCTGGGGGGGGTCTTTCACGCATGTTCACTTCTTCTGGAGGTCAAAGATCTCGCCTGATTCTCTCGAACGTCAACGGGAATCGAGACGTAAAAACACACTGATCCCTTGGAGGATTTTTGGACTGAACGGACCTGTTGATGCTGTGAGGTTCTGATCTCTGAGCGGAGGGGCTGCGACTGTCTCCATGTGAATGTTTACTGTACATATGTGTTCTGCAGAATCTATATGACCGGATCTTTAAGTCACGGATGTTCAGACTGAAGACGTCTGAAACGCCTTCAGACTCGAATGTTCATTAAAAAGAGTGTATCGCTTGTGCACGAAAGACGAAGCTCAGTTCTGCTGAAGGTGCACAAAGGTCAGCACCACCCTCCCCTTCACACCCCACATCACATTCATGGACCCTTCATTCAGCTGTTACTGTCAGCCATCAGCATTCTCCCACAAAAAACTAACTATTCAAACCTAATAGTTGGTGTAAGCCCTCgtactgagcatgctcagtggaGAGGAACCTCTGCTATAACAGGAAGGAGATCATCTGTCTCAGATGTTTGAGTCAAAGAACCTTAAGAAGAAAGTTAACCGCAGTCACGTCTCTAAAAACGTCCTCTCTTTAAGCTGCTTCAGTTTCCAAGCTGAAATCCGgcctttagctccgcccctagCTCCTCCTCCAGACGCCCCTGTGTGCTTCCAGACCTGCAGCCTATGATGAGCTAAAGGAGCTCAGATGTTGTAGATCTGCTGTAGATCCGAAAAGATGAAATAATGGCAGCTTCAGACTTTCTGCAGCGCTCCCCGCAGCCTCTAGGGGGCGACAGTTTGCTCTTTATAGTTCATGCAGCCTTAAGAGATTTTCTGtgcagatttaatttaaaaaccagCTTAAAAAAGTATTCTCCTGACTGAAGATGCTGTTTCCGTCTTACTTTGACTGAAACGGCGAGCAGCTTCACCACTTCCTGCTCCGCAGAGACCTTCTTACGTCTGATCAGATGCTTTTACACACTGACAAAGATCACTCCGATTTGGTTCCTGAGTGTTCTTCATTCCACATCTTCCTCTCCCGTCTGCCTGCTgcctctcctcttcctcgtctCCGTCCCTCTGGATCTGACCCTCCTCGTCTCCCTCAGCTTTGCCAACCCGCCCTTTtgttcttcctcttctgtcTTAATGGTTTTAGAGACAAAAGTCGAGTGAAAACGGCGGGAAGCTGCCAgtgtttcttctttcttcaCTAAAACACTCTGAGGTTCGGCATCACCGAAGCCACGCCCACCGTCTGCGGCCGCTGAGCTTTAGCTGGAGGGTTCCGTGTAAAAAGTGAAGGATGTGCATGACGGGTTGATGGATGACCTCAAATGTATGAAGAGTTTTTACatcaaatatcaaataaatTTATTCAAATGGACATATTCCTGTTTTCTCATTCAAACTGTGGTCGTTTGGACCTCAGCTCATTCCACGGTGGTTTTGATCCACACAGAATGTTCTGAATTCACGCTGTCTTCCTcgctgctgctcctcttcctcattaacctgcagctcctctggCATGTTGGCGGTCACAGCTTCTGCTGCCCCCCCACACGTTTATGAGCACGCCATAAACGCCATGATGCAACACTTTGACCTCCATCAACTACTTTCAGCTCCACAAAGAGACAAACAGCAGATCAGGATCCAGCCGTTCAGGACGGATGTTCTGACAGGCCTCAAACAAATCCTGAAGGCCCTGAGAGTCTGCAGCAATAATGaatccaaacacatttaaaaaagaaatattcctCTGTacaacagtgttttttattaaacgaaagaaaataatttcatttaaaaaaagttttactctgaaaataaaTTCCTGTACttctaaaaagtttttctttgaaaatataattttaatgaacaaatagttaatctttgtaATTTATTATGTGTCCGAGACCCACCATTGCAGCTAAAAAATAGACTTggcaaataataaaataaactacagataaataaatgatgtggtaaataaaataaaaagccacaATGGAAGATGGTTTTTGCAGATGCACTGGACCAGAAGTGGAACAGTTTACCCGTCAGATGTTTCCGCTCTGAtgagttcttgttttttttatttgcagtttttttttttttttttgctgcaatggCGGCCAATTTATACTCCTTTATACGAAAATCTAAATCTGAACAAATCCATTCAATACCACCACactcacaaaaactcagacgaatttaaaaacaggaaatgagattaaaataatttgatctgatttaatttttgtttccaGTTCAAGGTGAAAAAACATTAGTTTGAAATGCCACCACCAGGGGGCACCATCCACCTGTTCACAGTCTGGGTCCATTCAGAGTCTGGAGAATCACTAAGAACTTTGCTGATGATCTGCAGAATGGACATTAAAGTACTTAGAGGGTTtgaaggaggagaggaggaaggagagctTGAAGAACAGAGGAGAAGAAGGGTGAGGAGATCCAGGATTTTCTTAGAagaagtgggggggggggggttaactGACATATAATGAAGGAAAAAGAGGAGCAGAGAAGATGATGGAGAAGTTTGGTGTTGAGGGCCAGAATGATAGATGCAGCACTTTGCTAAAGAGAATAATGTCCCATCCACTTACTAAACCCGCAAAATGTTCTGTTGCAGtctggggttgctggagcctatcccaactactaAGGGTGAAGCCGGGTTCATCCTGAACAGATCTCCAGTCCATCATTGGACCACACACAACCACATAAATTCACCTCAAAGTCTAAGACGAACCGCAAACATAAAACCAAGAACACCAGATCCCATAAATACACAACCAACAAGCCACACAGAGACTCACAAATGTGTCGCCTCAGAGACAAACCAAGAAGAAAAACTGAGCTTTTACTACATCTGTGCAAACGATgagaaaaaccaacaaaaaaaatggactgGAGGTTCACAAGAATATacaaaaaccatgaaaaacaCACTGAGAAGGTGATGAACGATCGTGTGACCGTCCTGACTGAACACGTCACAGGTTAAAACAATAGATAATCCTATAACTACTTTGGTTATTCAGGATTAAACTGAAtgttatttgtatttgtatcaTTCTATGAATGGAACCATGAAAACCTTTAGGCCTTAAATTATGTGAGATttcacaatttgattaaaagatGATGAAATTCATAAAGTAACCTTTCTCTTCGTAAAGTTTGATCTGATAGATTTAGAGTGAAGATTCAATTTATTCTCACGTTTTCATACAAATCTCATTTTTTgataagataattttttttaagaataaagaaatgtgccctaaaaatgtcatttctacaacaaacttttaaatgagGTTCATCCTGACAGGTAATGATGACCGCGTGGTCACGGCTCGGTTCGGTTTGAACCAGCAGAACTCACAGGATCAGCCCCGACTATAAAGGTTCTAGAGCCCAGATGATTCAGATCTGCATCCGGCTGAACATCCTGACAGATTTGATTCCTTCCAGTTGGACATTAACCTTCagttcatgaagaaaaaaaaaccataaaaaacctTTATAGGTTCGACGGTCACAGCAGTGCCGGAAAAAGACGACAGAAAAACTCAGAAGTTCtaacatgattaaaagaccgttcaattattgtttatatttttggtcACATTCACATACTGACTCCAGCCTTTAACCACCAGGATCAACGTGGCGTTCAGTGTTCATCACATGGGCGTGCAgagcgggaatcgaacctgaaATGTTCCAATCAGAGGTAGACCACTCTACCTCTACAACCCAGTGATGGAGACTCCTCCATATCTATTTTCATCAAACTCTTTGAGTTAATGTTTCATATGAACCATCAAGCTAACACAAACCTTCTGTGAACATCACCGATTTGTCTTAGTTTTGTTTCTACGATTCATTCTCCGGGTTTTCCCGCTCAAACGTCTCTGTCACGTTCTGGTGTCTGATTGACAGCGACGTGTTTGCGCATGCGTACTGACGTGTGTTTAAAAAGCGCGGTACCTAGCTAACTCCTCAAAGAAAAAAGCGGTCTCAGTGGAGCAAAAGATCCTCCAAAGGATGGATCAATATC includes:
- the baiap2b gene encoding brain-specific angiogenesis inhibitor 1-associated protein 2 isoform X2; this encodes MVLSSDPAKMSRTDEVHRITENVYKSIMEQFNPCLRNFIAMAKSYEKALNSVTFAAKGYFDALVRMGEMASESQGSKDLEEAAWDVLFQMAEVHRQIQIQLEEMLKSFHNELLTELEKKVELDARYLNAALKKYQTEHKSKGESLEKSQAELKKLRRKSQGSKHPSKYGDKEMQYVEAISNKQSELDNYIAEGYKNALSEERRRYCFLVDRQCAVAKTSGSYHSKGKELLSQKVPLWQQACAEPNRLPDRAMFLAQQMSGTMPAGAHHPGIPDPSSGAKPLPVPPELAALRAGGAMGQQRLMGGVDGGAMNGAAGGEDYQQWMEAKVAQGKASPQTQRHGAEVYSNTLPVRKVAPTKGKTPQMETRTLPRSSSMAAGLERNGRTRVQAVFSHAAGDNGTLLSFAEGDIVTLLVPEARDGWHYGENEKTRMRGWFPFSYTRLISEADGDAMKQLRVHNLHHGKSSSTGNLLEREDVPLPSPDYGLHPRLAAQSTATLHSRPQRPYSMAGPGFSQGAEEYEPRFPTRNPPSEPAVEAPARPPLSDDEEEEEEVQPSDDAHYDFLEKTSTTTEEPFSSF
- the baiap2b gene encoding brain-specific angiogenesis inhibitor 1-associated protein 2 isoform X9; the encoded protein is MVLSSDPAKMSRTDEVHRITENVYKSIMEQFNPCLRNFIAMAKSYEKALNSVTFAAKGYFDALVRMGEMASESQGSKDLEEAAWDVLFQMAEVHRQIQIQLEEMLKSFHNELLTELEKKVELDARYLNAALKKYQTEHKSKGESLEKSQAELKKLRRKSQGSKHPSKYGDKEMQYVEAISNKQSELDNYIAEGYKNALSEERRRYCFLVDRQCAVAKTSGSYHSKGKELLSQKVPLWQQACAEPNRLPDRAMFLAQQMSGTMPAGAHHPGIPDPSSGAKPLPVPPELAALRAGGAMGQQRLMGGVDGGAMNGAAGGEDYQQWMEAKVAQGKASPQTQRHGAEVYSNTLPVRKVAPTKGKTPQMETRTLPRSSSMAAGLERNGRTRVQAVFSHAAGDNGTLLSFAEGDIVTLLVPEARDGWHYGENEKTRMRGWFPFSYTRLISEADGDAMKQLRVHNLHHGKSSSTGNLLEREDVPLPSPDYGLHPRLAAQSTATLHSRPQRPYSMAGPGFSQQGAEEYEPRFPTSSRNGRGRF
- the baiap2b gene encoding brain-specific angiogenesis inhibitor 1-associated protein 2 isoform X10; protein product: MVLSSDPAKMSRTDEVHRITENVYKSIMEQFNPCLRNFIAMAKSYEKALNSVTFAAKGYFDALVRMGEMASESQGSKDLEEAAWDVLFQMAEVHRQIQIQLEEMLKSFHNELLTELEKKVELDARYLNAALKKYQTEHKSKGESLEKSQAELKKLRRKSQGSKHPSKYGDKEMQYVEAISNKQSELDNYIAEGYKNALSEERRRYCFLVDRQCAVAKTSGSYHSKGKELLSQKVPLWQQACAEPNRLPDRAMFLAQQMSGTMPAGAHHPGIPDPSSGAKPLPVPPELAALRAGGAMGQQRLMGGVDGGAMNGAAGGEDYQQWMEAKVAQGKASPQTQRHGAEVYSNTLPVRKVAPTKGKTPQMETRTLPRSSSMAAGLERNGRTRVQAVFSHAAGDNGTLLSFAEGDIVTLLVPEARDGWHYGENEKTRMRGWFPFSYTRLISEADGDAMKQLRVHNLHHGKSSSTGNLLEREDVPLPSPDYGLHPRLAAQSTATLHSRPQRPYSMAGPGFSQGAEEYEPRFPTSSRNGRGRF
- the baiap2b gene encoding brain-specific angiogenesis inhibitor 1-associated protein 2 isoform X5 encodes the protein MVLSSDPAKMSRTDEVHRITENVYKSIMEQFNPCLRNFIAMAKSYEKALNKEAAWDVLFQMAEVHRQIQIQLEEMLKSFHNELLTELEKKVELDARYLNAALKKYQTEHKSKGESLEKSQAELKKLRRKSQGSKHPSKYGDKEMQYVEAISNKQSELDNYIAEGYKNALSEERRRYCFLVDRQCAVAKTSGSYHSKGKELLSQKVPLWQQACAEPNRLPDRAMFLAQQMSGTMPAGAHHPGIPDPSSGAKPLPVPPELAALRAGGAMGQQRLMGGVDGGAMNGAAGGEDYQQWMEAKVAQGKASPQTQRHGAEVYSNTLPVRKVAPTKGKTPQMETRTLPRSSSMAAGLERNGRTRVQAVFSHAAGDNGTLLSFAEGDIVTLLVPEARDGWHYGENEKTRMRGWFPFSYTRLISEADGDAMKQLRVHNLHHGKSSSTGNLLEREDVPLPSPDYGLHPRLAAQSTATLHSRPQRPYSMAGPGFSQQGAEEYEPRFPTRNPPSEPAVEAPARPPLSDDEEEEEEVQPSDDAHYDFLEKTSTTTEEPFSSF
- the baiap2b gene encoding brain-specific angiogenesis inhibitor 1-associated protein 2 isoform X1, whose translation is MVLSSDPAKMSRTDEVHRITENVYKSIMEQFNPCLRNFIAMAKSYEKALNSVTFAAKGYFDALVRMGEMASESQGSKDLEEAAWDVLFQMAEVHRQIQIQLEEMLKSFHNELLTELEKKVELDARYLNAALKKYQTEHKSKGESLEKSQAELKKLRRKSQGSKHPSKYGDKEMQYVEAISNKQSELDNYIAEGYKNALSEERRRYCFLVDRQCAVAKTSGSYHSKGKELLSQKVPLWQQACAEPNRLPDRAMFLAQQMSGTMPAGAHHPGIPDPSSGAKPLPVPPELAALRAGGAMGQQRLMGGVDGGAMNGAAGGEDYQQWMEAKVAQGKASPQTQRHGAEVYSNTLPVRKVAPTKGKTPQMETRTLPRSSSMAAGLERNGRTRVQAVFSHAAGDNGTLLSFAEGDIVTLLVPEARDGWHYGENEKTRMRGWFPFSYTRLISEADGDAMKQLRVHNLHHGKSSSTGNLLEREDVPLPSPDYGLHPRLAAQSTATLHSRPQRPYSMAGPGFSQQGAEEYEPRFPTRNPPSEPAVEAPARPPLSDDEEEEEEVQPSDDAHYDFLEKTSTTTEEPFSSF